A single Megachile rotundata isolate GNS110a chromosome 9, iyMegRotu1, whole genome shotgun sequence DNA region contains:
- the LOC100883410 gene encoding uncharacterized protein LOC100883410 isoform X1 gives MTSSAFSKMVTRLVLLGLLVACNGVPVTEEPDVTTTIKAFSTTIENTVSDDPEIQGHLMDDVLPGTKAPPNPVIFVDVPEHTETELGSSVLLACRTANPVAECQWSWQPLPPVHLPLPDISESPATSTTTTVSVIQTTATPTTNPLPVQQFPAFGNNSNDCSVRFSSTKHEQTGYWTCAARSSKNDSFTSTEPAKLSIINENQGSMVVFSKLDNVVEIPAGSTAQLICQTKSPVRECQWSWRQLNQSQPWNLEMKRFPAFGNDSTDCSIKFKNVLVEQEGHWTCGARISPNSSFTLSNPIRFLISEVEFVQLSRGIQIAPGESALLRCLVNKPVVQCEWSWRSTNSSQEPLLVKKFNPNKETDHDCSVRFKNILYEKEGLWTCGVRLSPDGILHEAPPATVSLLPTAKVNFVEMPTDTSVPIGTEATLKCVTSSRVEKCTWTWKPLRGSEPEMVVQEFPSNGDLGRDCSLTIAQVYAEKQGQWACQVSISSLNTVLTSPYVKLIAFEQDEVKFSELSQDIQIAKGSSVLLRCMTSSAVEQCRWSLTPVNSNTTVVVKQFPPIGNEDRDCSVRLFYALEEQEGLWTCGARIRGSQNYTDAPPAKLSLLEPEPVSMALWASPHQTVVLTCKVEKMLSDVECRWIHPPKTHIYQNTSKSRRYNLQMDRRTGVCMLEFKPDHTDLGQWICSFIVSKENSEEEVGSTSILLLNSLGNEKLGWIVGALTALTLFLMIIIVVLVVCKTRLFVRKSSRILETMPGSGKQSSQLNNERYSENAGKDLQVSERDQNVTNIDCVLPNRSPHLYDHVSKQRKSSKVYENMKI, from the exons ATGACGTCCTCCGCGTTCTCCAAAATGGTTACCCGGCTCGTCCTCCTGGGCCTCCTCGTCGCGTGCAACG GTGTACCTGTAACGGAGGAACCAGATGTCACGACAACGATTAAAGCGTTTAGTACTACGATAGAGAACACGGTTTCCGATGATCCTGAAATTCAAGGACATCTGATGGACGATGTCCTGCCGGGAACGAAGGCACCACCGAATCCGGTGATATTTGTGGATGTACCGGAACATACGGAAACGGAACTAGGCTCGTCGGTGCTTCTCGCATGCAGAACCGCTAATCCTGTGGCAGAGTGCCAATGGTCCTGGCAACCTTTGCCACCGGTTCATTTGCCACTTCCGGATATCAGTGAAAGCCCAGCCACTTCGACAA CCACCACGGTCTCGGTGATTCAGACGACAGCCACGCCGACTACCAATCCGTTGCCGGTACAACAATTTCCTGCCTTCGGGAACAATAGCAACGACTGTTCCGTGAGATTCTCGAGCACGAAGCATGAACAGACCGGATATTGGACCTGCGCTGCAAGATCCTCCAAGAATGATTCTTTCACCAGCACGGAACCTGCCAAGCTAAGCATCATTAACGAAAATCAAG GTTCGATGGTGGTGTTTTCGAAGCTTGATAACGTGGTCGAGATACCAGCAGGATCAACAGCGCAGCTAATTTGCCAGACAAAGTCACCTGTTCGAGAATGTCAATGGTCCTGGCGGCAACTGAATCAATCTCAGCCATGGAATCTGGAGATGAAACGGTTTCCAGCTTTTGGAAACGACAGCACAGACTGCAGTATTAAGTTCAAGAATGTCTTGGTAGAGCAAGAGGGACACTGGACCTGTGGTGCCAGAATTAGCCCTAATTCTTCGTTCACCTTGTCGAATCCTATTCGATTTCTGATTTCAGAAG TCGAGTTCGTGCAGTTGTCCAGAGGGATCCAGATAGCGCCCGGTGAATCCGCGCTGCTCCGATGCCTGGTAAACAAGCCCGTGGTGCAGTGCGAATGGTCCTGGAGGTCCACTAATTCCAGTCAAGAGCCTTTATTAGTCAAGAAATTCAATCCAAATAAAGAAACCGATCACGATTGCTCGGTCCGGTTCAAGAACATCTTATACGAGAAGGAAGGGCTCTGGACTTGCGGTGTCAGATTATCACCAGATGGAATTCTTCACGAAGCACCTCCCGCTACTGTCAGCCTCCTGCCAACAG CCAAAGTCAACTTCGTTGAAATGCCAACGGACACTTCCGTCCCGATCGGTACGGAGGCCACGTTGAAATGCGTAACGAGCAGCCGCGTCGAAAAGTGTACATGGACCTGGAAGCCGCTGCGCGGAAGCGAGCCCGAGATGGTTGTTCAAGAATTCCCTAGCAACGGTGACCTTGGGAGAGACTGTTCACTAACTATTGCTCAAGTGTACGCGGAGAAACAGGGTCAATGGGCCTGTCAGGTGTCCATAAGCTCTCTGAACACGGTACTGACTTCGCCTTATGTCAAACTCATCGCTTTCGAGCAag ACGAGGTGAAATTCTCGGAGTTATCACAGGACATCCAAATAGCCAAAGGCAGTAGTGTCCTCCTCCGTTGCATGACATCCTCCGCGGTAGAACAGTGTCGATGGTCCTTGACCCCAGTGAACTCGAACACCACAGTGGTGGTAAAACAGTTTCCCCCGATCGGAAACGAGGATAGAGACTGCAGTGTCAGGTTATTTTACGCTCTAGAGGAACAGGAAGGACTATGGACCTGCGGCGCCAGGATACGTGGTAGCCAAAACTACACTGATGCTCCTCCAGCCAAGCTGAGTTTGCTGGAACCAG AGCCAGTGTCCATGGCATTGTGGGCATCGCCCCATCAAACCGTCGTTCTTACATGCAAAGTTGAAAAGATGCTGTCGGACGTAGAGTGCCGTTGGATACATCCACCTAAGACTCATATTTATCAAAATACGAGTAAAAGCAGAAG GTACAATTTGCAAATGGATCGCAGAACGGGGGTGTGTATGCTGGAGTTCAAGCCAGATCATACGGATTTAGGACAGTGGATATGCAGCTTCATTGTTTCGAAAGAAAATTCGGAGGAGGAAGTTGGGAGCACTTCTATTCTTTTGTTAAATAGCTTAGGAA ATGAAAAGCTGGGGTGGATAGTGGGTGCACTGACAGCCCTCACGCTGTTTCTGATGATTATAATAGTAGTTCTAGTAGTCTGTAAAACACGTTTGTTCGTCAGGAAATCGTCTCGAATTTTAGAAACCATGCCAGGATCAGGAAAGCAGAGTTCGCAGCTGAACAACGAAAGGTACTCCGAAAATGCAGGGAAAGATCTTCAAGTTTCTGAACGAGATCAAAACGTGACTAACATCGATTGCGTTCTTCCAAACAGAAGCCCACATTTATACGATCATGTTAGTAAACAGAGAAAATCGTCTAAAGTGtacgaaaatatgaaaatatga
- the LOC100883410 gene encoding uncharacterized protein LOC100883410 isoform X2 has protein sequence MDDVLPGTKAPPNPVIFVDVPEHTETELGSSVLLACRTANPVAECQWSWQPLPPVHLPLPDISESPATSTTTTVSVIQTTATPTTNPLPVQQFPAFGNNSNDCSVRFSSTKHEQTGYWTCAARSSKNDSFTSTEPAKLSIINENQGSMVVFSKLDNVVEIPAGSTAQLICQTKSPVRECQWSWRQLNQSQPWNLEMKRFPAFGNDSTDCSIKFKNVLVEQEGHWTCGARISPNSSFTLSNPIRFLISEVEFVQLSRGIQIAPGESALLRCLVNKPVVQCEWSWRSTNSSQEPLLVKKFNPNKETDHDCSVRFKNILYEKEGLWTCGVRLSPDGILHEAPPATVSLLPTAKVNFVEMPTDTSVPIGTEATLKCVTSSRVEKCTWTWKPLRGSEPEMVVQEFPSNGDLGRDCSLTIAQVYAEKQGQWACQVSISSLNTVLTSPYVKLIAFEQDEVKFSELSQDIQIAKGSSVLLRCMTSSAVEQCRWSLTPVNSNTTVVVKQFPPIGNEDRDCSVRLFYALEEQEGLWTCGARIRGSQNYTDAPPAKLSLLEPEPVSMALWASPHQTVVLTCKVEKMLSDVECRWIHPPKTHIYQNTSKSRRYNLQMDRRTGVCMLEFKPDHTDLGQWICSFIVSKENSEEEVGSTSILLLNSLGNEKLGWIVGALTALTLFLMIIIVVLVVCKTRLFVRKSSRILETMPGSGKQSSQLNNERYSENAGKDLQVSERDQNVTNIDCVLPNRSPHLYDHVSKQRKSSKVYENMKI, from the exons ATGGACGATGTCCTGCCGGGAACGAAGGCACCACCGAATCCGGTGATATTTGTGGATGTACCGGAACATACGGAAACGGAACTAGGCTCGTCGGTGCTTCTCGCATGCAGAACCGCTAATCCTGTGGCAGAGTGCCAATGGTCCTGGCAACCTTTGCCACCGGTTCATTTGCCACTTCCGGATATCAGTGAAAGCCCAGCCACTTCGACAA CCACCACGGTCTCGGTGATTCAGACGACAGCCACGCCGACTACCAATCCGTTGCCGGTACAACAATTTCCTGCCTTCGGGAACAATAGCAACGACTGTTCCGTGAGATTCTCGAGCACGAAGCATGAACAGACCGGATATTGGACCTGCGCTGCAAGATCCTCCAAGAATGATTCTTTCACCAGCACGGAACCTGCCAAGCTAAGCATCATTAACGAAAATCAAG GTTCGATGGTGGTGTTTTCGAAGCTTGATAACGTGGTCGAGATACCAGCAGGATCAACAGCGCAGCTAATTTGCCAGACAAAGTCACCTGTTCGAGAATGTCAATGGTCCTGGCGGCAACTGAATCAATCTCAGCCATGGAATCTGGAGATGAAACGGTTTCCAGCTTTTGGAAACGACAGCACAGACTGCAGTATTAAGTTCAAGAATGTCTTGGTAGAGCAAGAGGGACACTGGACCTGTGGTGCCAGAATTAGCCCTAATTCTTCGTTCACCTTGTCGAATCCTATTCGATTTCTGATTTCAGAAG TCGAGTTCGTGCAGTTGTCCAGAGGGATCCAGATAGCGCCCGGTGAATCCGCGCTGCTCCGATGCCTGGTAAACAAGCCCGTGGTGCAGTGCGAATGGTCCTGGAGGTCCACTAATTCCAGTCAAGAGCCTTTATTAGTCAAGAAATTCAATCCAAATAAAGAAACCGATCACGATTGCTCGGTCCGGTTCAAGAACATCTTATACGAGAAGGAAGGGCTCTGGACTTGCGGTGTCAGATTATCACCAGATGGAATTCTTCACGAAGCACCTCCCGCTACTGTCAGCCTCCTGCCAACAG CCAAAGTCAACTTCGTTGAAATGCCAACGGACACTTCCGTCCCGATCGGTACGGAGGCCACGTTGAAATGCGTAACGAGCAGCCGCGTCGAAAAGTGTACATGGACCTGGAAGCCGCTGCGCGGAAGCGAGCCCGAGATGGTTGTTCAAGAATTCCCTAGCAACGGTGACCTTGGGAGAGACTGTTCACTAACTATTGCTCAAGTGTACGCGGAGAAACAGGGTCAATGGGCCTGTCAGGTGTCCATAAGCTCTCTGAACACGGTACTGACTTCGCCTTATGTCAAACTCATCGCTTTCGAGCAag ACGAGGTGAAATTCTCGGAGTTATCACAGGACATCCAAATAGCCAAAGGCAGTAGTGTCCTCCTCCGTTGCATGACATCCTCCGCGGTAGAACAGTGTCGATGGTCCTTGACCCCAGTGAACTCGAACACCACAGTGGTGGTAAAACAGTTTCCCCCGATCGGAAACGAGGATAGAGACTGCAGTGTCAGGTTATTTTACGCTCTAGAGGAACAGGAAGGACTATGGACCTGCGGCGCCAGGATACGTGGTAGCCAAAACTACACTGATGCTCCTCCAGCCAAGCTGAGTTTGCTGGAACCAG AGCCAGTGTCCATGGCATTGTGGGCATCGCCCCATCAAACCGTCGTTCTTACATGCAAAGTTGAAAAGATGCTGTCGGACGTAGAGTGCCGTTGGATACATCCACCTAAGACTCATATTTATCAAAATACGAGTAAAAGCAGAAG GTACAATTTGCAAATGGATCGCAGAACGGGGGTGTGTATGCTGGAGTTCAAGCCAGATCATACGGATTTAGGACAGTGGATATGCAGCTTCATTGTTTCGAAAGAAAATTCGGAGGAGGAAGTTGGGAGCACTTCTATTCTTTTGTTAAATAGCTTAGGAA ATGAAAAGCTGGGGTGGATAGTGGGTGCACTGACAGCCCTCACGCTGTTTCTGATGATTATAATAGTAGTTCTAGTAGTCTGTAAAACACGTTTGTTCGTCAGGAAATCGTCTCGAATTTTAGAAACCATGCCAGGATCAGGAAAGCAGAGTTCGCAGCTGAACAACGAAAGGTACTCCGAAAATGCAGGGAAAGATCTTCAAGTTTCTGAACGAGATCAAAACGTGACTAACATCGATTGCGTTCTTCCAAACAGAAGCCCACATTTATACGATCATGTTAGTAAACAGAGAAAATCGTCTAAAGTGtacgaaaatatgaaaatatga